From the Bacillota bacterium genome, the window TCGTCGAGGATCAGCAGCTTAGCCTCGTGAGACAGGGCCACGGCGAGCATCAGCTTGAGCTTCATCCCACGAGACAGGTCCTTGACCTGTTTGTCGAGGGGAAGTCTGAAGCTCTTCACGTATTGACCGTACTTCTCGCTGTTCCAATTGGTGTAGAAGCCTTTGAGGGCTGTCTCGACTTCCGCGACCCTCCAACTGTCCACGAAATAGATGTCGTCGAGAACCACAGCGATGTCTTGCTTGATCCTTTGCTCGTCCTCGATGTTGTCCAGGCCGAAGATCTTGACCGTTCCAGCGGTCCGTCTGACCATGTTCAGGAGGAGACGGATCGTCGTTGTCTTGCCGGCGCCGTTCTCGCCGACAAGTCCCATGATATAGCCCGCAGGCAGAGAGAAGGAAACGTCGCGGAGTGAGAAGCCTTTGTAGTCCTTGCTCAGCTCTCGAACCTCAATGGCGTTCTTCATACTCATTCTCCTCCAATAAAGACTCGAGTAGGCGATGCAGCTCTTCCCGGGACAGCTTGGCGATCTTCGCCGTATCTATGGCCGCCGAGAGACTGCCCTCGATCTTCCGAGTGAGTTGCTCCCGCACAAGCTCAGTGTCCTTGGGACAAACGAAGCAGCCTTTCCCCTGGATGTTCGTTATTAAGCCTTCCCGTTCCAAATCGGAATAGGCCCTGGTCGTCGTGATGACGCTGATTTTGAGATCCCTGGCCAGTTGCCTTATGGATGGGAGCACATCCCCCTCGTGCAATTCATCGCTCAAAATGGCTGACCGCACCTGCTCTTTGATTTGCTCATAAATGGGTTTCCCTGAGGCATTGGTAATGACTATCCGCAATATAGGATCACCCACACCGCTTCAGTGTCTTTACTGTCTATAGACGATATTAACACCGGAGCCATGGCGTGTCAACCCGCCAGAGAAGCCCGTCTTCCGGAGTGAGCTGAACACAATAGTGCACAGCGTGCTGCACGGTGAGCCCCCGTCGGGTCAGGCCCGAGCGCAAACCTCGGTCGCCTCCGCGCCGACGGATGTCTCAATCTCCGCACGGACTCTCGGTGCGCCTTCTGTGAAGCCGCTGGAATCGACCTCAAGGGCCGTCCTGAACTCCTTGACGGCGGTGTCGACCTTGCGAGGGTCCCTTGACCATTCCTTGGCCACGAACCGGTCCAGGTCGGGGGAGTCCATCCAGCCGCCTTGATCGTGTAGGATGCCCTCGAACTGGGCCAAACAGATGATCCCCAAGCCGTAGTGCGCGTCGGCACTCTTCGGGTTCAGGCGGACAGCCCTGGTGTACTTGTCGGCCGCCTTCCGCAGGCGTCGCTGCTCGTAGTAGAAGGTCGCCAGGTTGTAATGAAGCTGGGCCTCGTTGGGACTCAGCTGCAGGGCCTTCTGGAATTCCGCCAGGGCCTTATCCGGCTTCTTCCGGGCGGCATGGGCGATTCCCAGGTAGCTATGGGCCCAAGCGCTGTCGGGATTGATCTTCACGGCCTCGGCGAATTCCTGTGTGGCTTCGGCCAGCTTACCTTGCCCGAGCAACGCGTTTCCGCGTTCCAGGTTCTCATTTACGTTCGGGTATTCACTTTTCTTGGGCTTTGAGAACAGAGCCATGTGGAGCCCCCTCCCTACAAACGCTGGATGCGTATACCGCAAGCCAGTGGGTGGATTGGACAGCGCTTGACGAAATCCTCCATTCCCCCCCCACGCGTAGACAATCGAAGAGGGCCCCCCGGATGGCTCGCGGCATCCCGGGGGCTTTCTTGTCGGCTTATTGGTGACCCCTTGCCGGTCCGGCCCCGTAGAAGGATATACAGATGTCGCCTATCACCCGGATTAGGTTGACAACTGCTCAGTAGAATGCTAAAGTTACTAACAGATGTAAGGTATGCCAGAGGTAAACTCATGACTTTAGACACGGTCGACCTTCAGATCCTTGAGATCCTCGCCGACGACAGCAGGACGCCCTATGCGGATATCGCCAGGCGTCTAAAGCTGTCCCGGGCTGTTGTCACCAACAGGGTCAACGGGTTGATCGCGAGGGGAGTGATACGACAGTTTGCCGTGATCGTGGATCCCAAGACGCTCGGTAGGGACATATGTGTGCTCTTTGAGATTGACACCGCTCCCAAGCATGCTGAGGAGACGGCCAAGATCCTTGCCGAACAGGACTGCACCGCTCAAGTCTACACAACCGGGACCGCCTCAGTCTTCTGCCATGCTTTTTTCCGCGGGAGCAAAGAATTCGAGGACTTTGTGGCCCAGATTGTCGGCCGGCTTGAGGGCGTCAGAGGGATGAAGACTAACCTTCTCTTGGGTTCTTACCGCGGCAAATCACCGGCAATGTCGATGGAGCTGAACGACAGCGAACGAACCACGAAAAAGGACTAACAGACGGAGGTTGCTACTAGTGAACGAACCTGCGGAGAAAAAGACGGTGCGAACGTACCGATACTCGACCGTGGACCTCCTGATCATGGCTGTGGTTGCCGCCATCGGGGCCGTTGTCAGCGCTTTGGTCATCAACCCCTTGGTGAGGACCCTCAACCTGGGTAGCCCGTTCCTGGCGATGTGGCCCGGGTCCTTGCATCTACTGGCCATCGTCTTGGGCGGATTGCTTGTTCGCAAGCCAGGCGCGGCGATGGTCACCGCTCTCATGAATGGTCTGTTGCAGATGCTGTTTGGAAACACCGCGGGCGCCCTCTGCCTGATTTATGGGGTTGGCAACGGGGTCGGCGCCGAACTCGGAATGGCTCTCTTCCGGTACAAGTTCAAGCCCGCCTCGGCGATCATCACGGCTGGACTCGCCACGGCCACCGGCTTTGCCGTCGACCTCATCTACTGGTTCGGCAACTTCGCCCCGCAGTTCAAGGTGCTGTATATCGTTGACGCCTTCTTTGCCGGATCGGTCGTCTGTGGTCTTGTCTCTTTGGGAATCATGCAGGCCCTGAAACGCGCCGGCGTGACTCGGTGAGATCATGCAGGAGGTCTCCGCGAAATGCGGAGACCTCCTGTCGACAAACGGGAGGCCTCCAGTCCGTGAACCAGTCATATTGGCTCAATACCTATGAAGACATCAGAGATGGCGCCGCGGAGTACGTCGTGGTGCAGCCAATCGGGTCGACTGAACAACACGGGCCGCACCTACCCGTGGGTACGGACAGCCTGATCACCACTTCCATCATCGAGAAGTTGGAGGCCAGTCTGGCGAGGGAACGCCTGCCCATATGCTTCCTCCCCCTGTTGCCCTACGGTAAGAGCAACGAACACGACAATTTCCCGGGGACCATTTCGCTCAGCCTGGAGACCCTGATCAGTGTTCTCAGAGACGTCGGGAGAGGGTGCGCCAGAGCCGGTTTTAGGAAGCTGATCATCCTTAACGGACACGGCGGAAACCACGAAACCATCGACCTGATGACGCGCGAGATCCGGATACAGACGGGCATGGGCGTCTTTGCCGTTCACCCGTTTCTCAAGATACAGCCGCAAAGCGGAATGAACCTGTCCAGTGAAGAGGCCAAGTTCGGAATCCACGCGGGAGAGGTCGAAACTTCTCTCCTTCTGAGAATCCGCCCCGACGCCGTGAAGACGGAAGCCTTCAAGCCGGAGTATCCGTCCCTTATCGCCCGAACGCGGGAAATCGACTTCTCCGAACGGGTGCCGTTCGGGTGGGTGACTGAAGACGTCTCCACTCTGGGCACCATCGGGGACCCGACCCGCGCCTCGAGGGAATCAGGGGAGTCCCTCCTCGACGGCATCTGCGCTTCCTTGGTCGCGGTCATCAGGGAGATCTGCAGCATTCAATGGAAGTCGGGGAGATGAGCCGGATGGACACGAGGCTTGAGGTCAAGGACTTCTCGTTCACGTTTCCAGACCACACCGAACCTTTCTTGAAGGACATCAATCTGACAGTCGAACCCGGTGAGTTCGTCGCCGTCGTAGGGCCATCCAGTTGCGGCAAGAGCACCCTCGCTCTGTGCATGACCGGGTTCTACCCGAGCGTCCTGGGTGGCGCCATTGGAGGCAGCATAAGGGTCGGAGGCCTGGACACGACCTTCTCCACGGTCGCCGAATTGGCCACCAAGGTGGGCATCGTTTTCCAGGATCCCGACAGCCAATTCTGCAACCTCTTCATCGAAGAGGAGCTTGCCTTCGGCCCCGAAAACCTCCGCGTGGACAGGGAGGAGATCCTCAGGCGGGTCGGCAAGTACCTTCACTTCGTGAACCTGGATGGCTTCCAGCGTCGGCGGATAGCCGAGCTGTCGGGCGGGCAGAAGCAACGAGTGGCGATAGCCTCGGTCATGTCGATGGAGCCTGACGTCCTCATCCTCGACCAACCTACCGCCAATCTGGATCCGACCGGCAAGGAGGACATCTTCGAGACACTGTACCGGCTGAACCAGGAGACCGGCAAGAGCCTGGTCCTCATCGAACACCAGATCGACGAGTTGATCAGATACGTCGACCGGCTCATCGTCATGGACAAAGGTCGGATCGTCGACCAGGGGGCTCCGCGCGACGTCCTGCTTCGACGCGGGGAGTGGATGGAGAAGGATTGCGGACTGTGGGT encodes:
- a CDS encoding ABC transporter ATP-binding protein encodes the protein MKNAIEVRELSKDYKGFSLRDVSFSLPAGYIMGLVGENGAGKTTTIRLLLNMVRRTAGTVKIFGLDNIEDEQRIKQDIAVVLDDIYFVDSWRVAEVETALKGFYTNWNSEKYGQYVKSFRLPLDKQVKDLSRGMKLKLMLAVALSHEAKLLILDEPTSGIDPVARNELLGILSTYISDGERSILFSTHITTDLEKIADYITLIRRGRIFYTGTKDDLLESFYTVKGGPDDLKSPLRERIIGLYTSNTGFAGLLPASDLAYAPKGVVTETPTIDEILVCISKEA
- a CDS encoding GntR family transcriptional regulator yields the protein MRIVITNASGKPIYEQIKEQVRSAILSDELHEGDVLPSIRQLARDLKISVITTTRAYSDLEREGLITNIQGKGCFVCPKDTELVREQLTRKIEGSLSAAIDTAKIAKLSREELHRLLESLLEENEYEERH
- a CDS encoding tetratricopeptide repeat protein, whose amino-acid sequence is MALFSKPKKSEYPNVNENLERGNALLGQGKLAEATQEFAEAVKINPDSAWAHSYLGIAHAARKKPDKALAEFQKALQLSPNEAQLHYNLATFYYEQRRLRKAADKYTRAVRLNPKSADAHYGLGIICLAQFEGILHDQGGWMDSPDLDRFVAKEWSRDPRKVDTAVKEFRTALEVDSSGFTEGAPRVRAEIETSVGAEATEVCARA
- a CDS encoding Lrp/AsnC family transcriptional regulator — encoded protein: MTLDTVDLQILEILADDSRTPYADIARRLKLSRAVVTNRVNGLIARGVIRQFAVIVDPKTLGRDICVLFEIDTAPKHAEETAKILAEQDCTAQVYTTGTASVFCHAFFRGSKEFEDFVAQIVGRLEGVRGMKTNLLLGSYRGKSPAMSMELNDSERTTKKD
- a CDS encoding ECF transporter S component, giving the protein MRTYRYSTVDLLIMAVVAAIGAVVSALVINPLVRTLNLGSPFLAMWPGSLHLLAIVLGGLLVRKPGAAMVTALMNGLLQMLFGNTAGALCLIYGVGNGVGAELGMALFRYKFKPASAIITAGLATATGFAVDLIYWFGNFAPQFKVLYIVDAFFAGSVVCGLVSLGIMQALKRAGVTR
- a CDS encoding creatininase family protein; its protein translation is MNQSYWLNTYEDIRDGAAEYVVVQPIGSTEQHGPHLPVGTDSLITTSIIEKLEASLARERLPICFLPLLPYGKSNEHDNFPGTISLSLETLISVLRDVGRGCARAGFRKLIILNGHGGNHETIDLMTREIRIQTGMGVFAVHPFLKIQPQSGMNLSSEEAKFGIHAGEVETSLLLRIRPDAVKTEAFKPEYPSLIARTREIDFSERVPFGWVTEDVSTLGTIGDPTRASRESGESLLDGICASLVAVIREICSIQWKSGR